One region of Triticum aestivum cultivar Chinese Spring chromosome 6B, IWGSC CS RefSeq v2.1, whole genome shotgun sequence genomic DNA includes:
- the LOC123139829 gene encoding disease resistance protein RGA4-like produces MAAEAAAISAAVRSGSAIILGSLNTKVRKDKELRRALGINKEWIKTEMELLSLQVGAGHGLSEEEENGRSEAWQVWAQKVRELRYQIEDCIVSYEGRVSCRWDAPWYRRKLHPAMTLPTRTRYANRFAKLRERVVGLVQQRDAHVQSTTPANAAYDYEATIYTKPKNVEGIDKPKNALLELLDLKAVQPEVVQPRSEIVEVADRQAHAHHKLKVISIVGFAGLGKTTLAESVFHSSDITQRFTRRAWVAASSHGKTRDLLVDIINQFNLAETINTNALQPQHILAEHLNACLQNGPRYFVVIDDLQTEPREWDALKSAFPTRGAHGRIIVTTRNQSMATRCSSNGGCVHQMQPLDRADSRALFLKEVFSDTCTSCTPEFEGGLATILDKCEGWPLALLDIAQLLKGSRGTPTGFDCRDICDELGSHLDWHQTKDLERTRKVIVDSFSFNRKDDGCLKTCLLYASIHQKFLRTKWKSLLRRLSVEGKSSVTRTQFEELLGKGERSVVHGQIKELFNRCIIRRRSSRQNYKVKTYQIGHVLLDFMICKQAYRNFITLIHDGQRRPYGGKKDTAVRRLYLSGKTPKIGRVVMAESSKKDSLSSIRSLTIADHHGDELVDFDKYKMLRVLDVENCKKVNDTDLKKICKLVYLNYLNLRGTNVRTLPRKASKLHHLQILDMRETNVEAALPLEVLVLGQLVHLFGRFKLHPELSKVGTGHRKVKLLERDSKLKTFAGFVLDGCDGFQHIMSAMKTLKKVKVWSGPTQGNDLVECLVPSLQKRFTEDTALESLSIDFGNDSIDFLGCLQGPCALESIKLHGKLLGLPDFFFEDGFHVQEVQLLKTGLSCQDLSALQNLDSLLYLKLDEDSIIFTSGTFTFRRDGFKSLKGLCFQAPMLPKVEVMEGAMPSLESLQLFSQRIQGLDVSSMDRLQHLKEVTLHSLVDAETRHSWEDEAKKHRNRPTVIVA; encoded by the exons ATGGCGGCAGAGGCGGCGGCTATCTCGGCCGCTGTGAGGAGCGGCAGCGCAATCATCTTAGGCAGCCTCAACACCAAGGTCAGAAAAGATAAGGAGCTTCGGAGGGCACTGGGGATAAATAAGGAGTGGATCAAGACGGAGATGGAATTGTTATCGTTACAAGTCGGAGCTGGGCAcgggctgagcgaggaggaggagaatgGCCGCAGCGAAGCTTGGCAGGTATGGGCTCAGAAAGTTCGGGAGCTCAGGTACCAAATAGAGGACTGCATAGTTTCCTATGAAGGCAGGGTCAGTTGCAGGTGGGACGCGCCGTGGTATCGCCGCAAGCTTCACCCGGCAATGACTCTGCCCACCCGCACTAGATATGCCAATCGATTTGCCAAACTCAGGGAGCGGGTTGTGGGATTAGTTCAGCAGAGAGACGCGCATGTCCAGAGCACCACACCTGCCAACGCTGCATATGATTATGAAGCGACCATCTACACCAAACCCAAGAATGTCGAGGGCATCGACAAGCCCAAGAATGCCCTCCTTGAGCTGTTAGACCTGAAAGCGGTACAACCGGAGGTGGTCCAACCCAGGTCCGAGATTGTAGAGGTGGCCGACCGCCAAGCTCATGCTCATCACAAACTCAAGGTGATCTCCATCGTGGGGTTCGCGGGCCTGGGAAAGACCACCCTTGCCGAGTCCGTGTTCCATAGTTCTGACATCACCCAGCGGTTCACCCGCCGGGCGTGGGTGGCAGCGTCGAGCCACGGGAAAACAAGGGATCTTCTAGTGGACATAATCAATCAGTTTAATCTGGCAGAAACAATCAACACAAATGCCCTTCAGCCTCAGCATATACTGGCAGAACATCTCAATGCATGTTTGCAGAATGGACCCAG GTACTTTGTCGTAATCGATGACCTGCAAACAGAACCACGCGAATGGGATGCCTTGAAATCTGCCTTCCCTACGAGGGGAGCTCATGGAAGAATTATTGTTACCACACGTAATCAGTCGATGGCTACAAGGTGCAGTTCCAATGGTGGCTGTGTTCATCAAATGCAACCTCTTGACAGGGCTGACTCTAGGGCCTTATTTCTCAAGGAAGTTTTCAGCGATACATGTACATCTTGTACACCTGAGTTTGAGGGAGGTTTAGCAACCATCTTGGACAAATGTGAGGGTTGGCCGCTTGCTTTACTCGACATCGCTCAGCTACTGAAGGGATCTCGTGGAACACCGACTGGTTTCGACTGTCGGGATATCTGTGACGAACTAGGTTCTCATCTGGATTGGCATCAAACCAAAGACTTGGAGAGAACAAGAAAAGTGATTGTCGATAGCTTCAGCTTCAACCGTAAAGATGATGGGTGCCTCAAGACCTGCCTGTTGTATGCAAGCATACACCAGAAATTCCTCCGAACCAAATGGAAAAGTCTACTCAGGCGATTGTCAGTAGAAGGTAAGAGCAGTGTCACTCGCACCCAGTTTGAAGAGTTGTTAGGAAAAGGCGAGAGAAGTGTCGTTCATGGCCAAATCAAAGAGCTGTTCAACCGATGTATCATTCGTCGCCGGAGCAGTAGGCAAAACTATAAGGTGAAGACATACCAGATTGGCCATGTACTCCTCGACTTCATGATCTGCAAGCAAGCCTACAGAAACTTCATCACTCTCATTCACGACGGCCAACGTCGCCCTTATGGTGGGAAGAAAGACACTGCCGTTCGTCGACTCTACCTGAGCGGCAAAACCCCAAAGATTGGCCGAGTGGTAATGGCAGAGAGTTCTAAGAAAGATAGCTTATCCAGCATCAGGTCACTGACAATCGCTGATCACCACGGCGATGAATTGGTGGATTTTGACAAGTATAAGATGCTACGAGTCTTGGATGTAGAAAACTGCAAGAAGGTCAATGACACGGATCTCAAGAAGATTTGTAAGCTTGTGTACCTCAATTATCTGAACCTGAGAGGTACCAATGTGAGGACGCTTCCAAGGAAAGCCTCCAAGCTACATCACTTGCAGATACTGGACATGAGGGAGACCAACGTGGAGGCAGCATTGCCTTTGGAGGTCCTAGTTCTGGGACAGCTAGTCCACCTGTTTGGCCGATTTAAGCTGCATCCTGAGCTAAGCAAAGTTGGCACAGGGCATCGTAAGGTGAAACTTTTGGAGAGAGATAGTAAACTTAAAACATTTGCAGGATTTGTCCTTGACGGCTGCGATGGCTTTCAACACATCATGTCTGCCATGAAGACACTGAAGAAGGTTAAGGTATGGTCTGGGCCTACTCAAGGAAATGACTTAGTTGAGTGCTTGGTCCCTTCCCTTCAGAAGCGCTTTACGGAAGATACTGCCCTGGAGTCACTGTCAATTGATTTCGGCAATGACTCCATCGACTTCCTCGGCTGCCTACAGGGTCCATGTGCTCTCGAATCAATCAAACTGCATGGTAAACTACTAGGATTGCCGGACTTCTTTTTTGAAGATGGATTTCATGTTCAAGAGGTGCAACTCTTGAAAACCGGTTTGAGCTGCCAAGATTTGTCAGCCCTGCAGAATCTGGATTCATTGCTCTATCTGAAGTTGGATGAGGATTCAATCATCTTTACTAGCGGCACCTTTACCTTCCGTCGGGATGGATTCAAAAGCCTTAAGGGGCTGTGCTTTCAGGCCCCAATGCTTCCGAAAGTGGAGGTCATGGAAGGAGCCATGCCGTCTCTTGAGTCTCTTCAGCTGTTTTCCCAGCGTATACAAGGCCTGGATGTGTCTTCTATGGACCGTCTCCAGCATCTCAAGGAAGTCACTCTTCACTCTCTTGTTGATGCAGAAACAAGGCATTCTTGGGAAGATGAAGCAAAGAAGCACAGAAACAGGCCAACAGTTATTGTTGCTTAA